From the genome of Impatiens glandulifera chromosome 9, dImpGla2.1, whole genome shotgun sequence, one region includes:
- the LOC124915706 gene encoding protein OBERON 4-like, which translates to MKRLRSSDDLNSFGEKSVSKDWGRRRDEDANLGRSSSHKSFYYRPENGRKGVISSSSRYDRLEDDHESSQMIRKRSDYDSESYDRRKSYDSYKNASDKGILSSPRMEYGGDRFHRSESFSVSRREVPKGFRSERDRSWRRYPHAKDFDEGSTNRSAGESRSSKVVPEDKTSSRDVKSPNIMSKDSVSEQSKSVELKKSEELLVVNHSSSEREEGELEPESDSDSGVQMTNRNEHLVEDSGAFDLNTCQNDKTVVHEENPVIEHLEDYTNRVTEVGESTNEQTNSDQEELPIPKDASEAKLDSLTENDIYGLKSIPSEDEPREILGVELEARSGDTGLAQSNLDKGKSIVVQHELREDVMVKVKEGGSKSSSTSSDNHIDEIGMRGLDLFSRDPVRGEEKPKVENKMFESLDLSLSLPNVLLPINLSKNLPGSPTNSDGFTMSVSASGTQAFSHNLSCSLTQNTTDNCEGSVKSRLLFQGIDQGWNTEPIHKGVSSPQRISLTGDSFFHDSQVDGQGIQRQRIGSAEGSSTLAVKMRLGHKNILEDGRAFSRDKTHEHNFIGGSDSAESIIDMMVSEPLHVTSNIFNEMSGQSIGCLKVSVHNIISDADKQLQLRAMQKGIHDRPDITMDKLMKMNRTQLEILVALVTGQTNFLQKNNNDASISNLAEIFLNLRCKNIACMNLLPVDECDCKVCEKKSGFCSNCMCLVCSKFDMAYNTCSWVGCDVCSHWCHANCALLKSYIRNGHSISSEVQVAAETQFHCVACGHRSEMFGFVKEVFQNFAREWTAEVLFNELECVKRIFYASEDVRGRRLHEIAVQMLLRLANNSNLQEVQYYILGFLSDSNSSKYADLPTATRSGPSNKNQEAAVAANGFPAPSHEVILSKPQYPLTQLEKPSSSSLRGLEFMQKCKDPLDSDTHWTSSQKEPVFDELESIVRIKQAEAKMYQTRADDARREGEDLKRIVSAKKDMIEEEYVLGVAKLRMEESKAEEMQKKKLEEFESVERAYREYLDMKTRMEIDIKELLLKIEAAKRNLTM; encoded by the exons ATGAAGAGGTTGAGGTCAAGTGATGATCTTAATTCATTTGGagaaaaaagtgtttccaaagattggggaagaagaagagatgaagatGCAAATTTGGGCCGTTCATCTTCGCACAAAAGCTTCTATTACAGACCTGAAAATGGAAGAAAGGGTGTGATATCATCGTCTTCACGATATGATCGGCTTGAAGATGACCACGAGAGCTCACAAATGATTAGGAAGCGATCAGATTATGATTCTGAGAGTTACGATAGAAGGAAGAGCTATGATAGCTATAAGAATGCCAGTGACAAGGGAATATTGAGTTCTCCGCGGATGGAATATGGGGGAGATCGTTTTCATCGTTCTGAGAGCTTCTCTGTATCGAGAAGAGAGGTCCCGAAAGGTTTCAGGTCCGAGAGAGATAGGTCATGGCGCAGGTATCCTCATGCGAAAGATTTTGATGAAGGTAGTACTAATAGGTCTGCTGGTGAATCAAGAAGCAGTAAAGTTGTCCCAGAAGACAAAACGAGTTCAAGAGATGTGAAGTCGCCAAACATCATGTCCAAGGACTCTGTAAGTGAGCAGTCAAAGAGTGTTGAATTAAAGAAGAGTGAAGAGTTGCTTGTTGTAAACCATAGTAGCAGTGAAAGGGAAGAAGGGGAGCTTGAACCTGAATCTGATTCTGATTCTGGAGTTCAAATGACAAATAGGAATGAGCATTTAGTTGAAGATTCTGGTGCTTTTGACTTGAATACTTGTCAAAATGATAAAACTGTTGTTCACGAGGAGAATCCTGTTATAGAACATCTAGAAGATTATACAAATCGAGTAACTGAAGTCGGTGAATCAACAAATGAACAGACCAATTCAGATCAAGAAGAATTGCCAATCCCTAAAGATGCAAGTGAAGCCAAACTCGATAGTCTAACTGAAAATGACATTTATGGGCTCAAATCTATACCTTCAGAAGATGAACCGCGGGAGATACTGGGCGTCGAACTTGAGGCCAGATCAGGAGATACTGGTTTGGCCCAATCTAATCTGGACAAGGGCAAAAGCATTGTTGTTCAACATGAATTGAGGGAGGATGTGATGGTCAAAGTGAAAGAAGGAGGTTCTAAAAGCTCATCAACTTCCAGCGACAACCATATAGATGAAATAGGTATGAGGGGATTGGATCTGTTCTCCAGAGATCCTGTTAGAGGGGAAGAGAAACCTAAAGTTGAAAACAAAATGTTTGAATCACTTGATCTCTCTCTTAGCTTACCAAATGTCTTATTACCAATTAACCTGTCTAAGAATCTACCTGGTTCTCCTACTAATTCGGATGGGTTTACCATGTCAGTATCTGCTTCAGGTACTCAGGCTTTCTCCCATAACCTAAGCTGTTCTTTGACTCAGAACACTACGGACAATTGTGAAGGATCAGTTAAAAGTCGCTTACTGTTTCAAGGAATTGATCAAGGTTGGAATACTGAACCAATTCATAAAGGTGTCTCTTCTCCTCAAAGGATCTCTTTAACCGGAGATAGTTTTTTTCACGATTCTCAAGTAGATGGTCAGGGTATACAAAGGCAAAGAATCGGTTCTGCAGAAGGAAGCTCAACACTAGCAGTTAAAATGAGATTGGGGCATAAGAATATTCTGGAAGATGGACGTGCTTTTAGCAGAGATAAGACACATGAACATAATTTCATTGGTGGATCCGACTCTGCTGAGTCTATCATCGACATGATGGTTTCCGAGCCTTTACATGTAACGTccaatatatttaatgaaatgagtggACAATCTATTGGATGTCTGAAGGTGAGTGTGCACAATATCATATCGGATGCTGACAAGCAATTGCAGCTCCGTGCCATGCAAAAGGGAATACATGACAGACCAGATATTACCATGGATAAGCTGATGAAAATGAATAGAACTCAACTAGAGATCTTGGTAGCCTTGGTAACAGGACAAACAAACTTTCTTCAGAAAAACAACAATGACGCCTCTATTTCTAATCTTGCTGAGATCTTTCTGAACCTGAGATGTAAAAACATAGCTTGTATGAATCTTTTGCCTGTGGATGAATGTGATTGCAAAGTTTGTGAGAAGAAGAGTGGGTTCTGCAGCAATTGCATGTGTCTTGTCTGTTCGAAGTTTGATATGGCATATAATACATGTAGTTGGGTGGGGTGCGATGTATGTTCACATTGGTGCCACGCCAATTGTGCTTTACTTAAGTCATATATTAGGAATGGACACAGTATAAGTAGTGAGGTTCAAGTAGCAGCTGAGACTCAATTTCATTGCGTTGCATGTGGTCATCGGTCTGAGATGTTTGGCTTTGTAAAGGAAGTCTTTCAAAATTTTGCAAGGGAATGGACGGCCGAAGTTCTTTTCAATGAGCTGGAATGTGTTAAAAGAATCTTCTATGCCAGTGAAGACGTAAGAGGAAGGCGGCTTCATGAAATTGCTGTTCAGATGTTGCTGAGATTGGCGAACAATTCAAATCTTCAGGAAGTTCAGTATTATATTCTAGGTTTTCTTTCTG ATAGTAATTCCTCCAAGTATGCTGATCTCCCAACTGCCACTAGAAGCGGTCCATCAAACAAGAACCAAGAAGCAGCAGTAGCAGCAAATGGGTTTCCTGCCCCCAGCCATGAAGTTATACTCTCTAAACCACAATATCCATTGACCCAACTGGAAAAACCTTCGAGCTCATCATTACGTGGATTAGAATTCATGCAGAAGTGTAAAGATCCTTTGGATTCAGATACGCATTGGACTTCTTCTCAAAAGGAACCTGTTTTCGACGAATTAGAAAGCATAGTGAGAATCAAACAGGCAGAGGCTAAAATGTACCAGACGCGCGCAGATGATGCGAGAAGAGAAGGCGAGGACCTGAAAAGAATTGTGTCTGCTAAGAAGGACATGATCGAAGAGGAGTATGTATTAGGTGTTGCGAAATTGCGGATGGAAGAGTCAAAGGCGGAGGAAATGCAAAAGAAGAAACTGGAGGAGTTTGAAAGTGTAGAAAGAGCTTATCGCGAATATTTGGATATGAAGACGAGAATGGAAATTGATATCAAAGAACTGCTATTGAAAATTGAAGCAGCCAAAAGGAATCTCACAATGTGA